CGGCCAGAATATCGCATTGTTCCAGCAACAGTCTTACTTCTTTATTTGGCCTGTTCTCTATCAACATGAGACGCACATTGAGCCCCTCGCTCACCAGTTCCTTGCACGCCTGAATAAGGATCTCCGTTCCTTTAAATCCCTTATGATTCGGCGTGTGGGCGACGATCACTTCCCCGTTCACGCCATCAGCCTGATTCTTTTTTCGATTGCTGCTCCATTTATCCGTATCAATGGGGTAATACAGGACCGGGAGCATATCCCACCTCGGGAGGCATTCTACATGGACCATGCATCCCATAACAAAATCTGCGTTTCTACAAAAGTAATCAATTTGCCTGGAAATTTTGTGCTCCATCTTAGCTAGGTTAGGGTAACACCTCAATAAGGCATGCCTGAGTTCCAAGTTGCGAATTCGAGAATACACAAAGGAATCACTGCCGTAAGGCATGACGATCGATTTCTTACGGGCGATGCGTAAGAATTGAAGTTCCAGACAGCGATAGGGGGTTCGGGTCAAGAAACCGCCATCAAAAAAGTAAAAGAAAATATCATACTTTAACAAAGCGTAAAGAAAGACAAAGTAGTCACCCAGCAGACGTTTCCATATCCGTCGGGCAGATTGCGGCAGTATTTTAGGTGTAAAATCATCAAGATGCAAATCAAAATCTTCTACACTATTAATTTTATATACATCATAGACAATCGTATCACTCTGATACTCCGCATTTCGCATCGCTTGTGACATATATTTTATCGATATAATTGGAGTCGGACCCCAAACGAGCCGGGGCTTTCGCGGGGTCCCTCCAATACAATTCACTATTCGCAATAGGCATGCTAATAAAAAAGTCAAAGCGATTAACAAAAACCCAACAGACAGGTGAAACGCTAAAAGCAATTGTCCCATCAACATTATCCCCAATTACGCATTATCTTGGCTTTTTTAAAAGCACAGAGATGCCATTAGGATTAGCGTCATTAAATTTATACTCCTTACAACCTAGCTCCTCTAACCAACCTGCAATCTCCTGTTCGGTATGTTTCCATGCAAAGTGTGGATGATACCAGTCATAATTAACCATGTTGTTCGTCTCATAATCAAATGCTTCGTTCCAAAAACACTTCGCTATACTATAATAAAAAAGCCGTTGAACATCGTGTGTTCCCGCAGGGATGCCAAGTATGTCTATCGGCTTGTCCAAGGTGATCTTTGCGTTTAAGCGAGATAGCTCTCTACCCAAGTCGGTCAAGGGCTCACAGGCTTTATAGCACTCTTCCGTCGTTAACTTCACAAACTGCTCTCGAATATAAGCGTCGCAGAATTCCCTTACCGGCCCCATTTTTTTATACACATAAAAGAAAAAGCTGCCGCCTGGGGCGAGTTTGCCATATAGACGCTCAACGCCGCGCTTGGTGGAAGGCGTGTGGTGCAGGACACCGTCAGCAATGATAAAAGTGAAGTACTCATCAGGAAAAGGGAGTTCCATTAAATCTGCTTGCACGACGAAAACATTATCCAGGTCCCTTGTATTTTCATAGGTTGTTATGGCCGCTTCACTGAGGTCAGCCGCCATCACCGTCCCACCCGTTTGCTCGGCCATAAACCGGGTGTTAAAACCGGACCCGGGTCCGACCTCTAAAATGCGCTCCTGAGACACGTAAAAATCTTTAAGTTGATCAACAGAGTCCAATCCCAGTTTTTTAACATACCATCCTAACAGAAATTCACGATGTTTCTCCTCAAAGCCGTAATTTTTAAACCTTGTCCACTTGTCTGAAAAAGTGCCTCTCGTGGCCTTCACCTCTTCGTCATGAATTGAGGTGAGCCTGCCATCTTGGGAGGCGATGACATCCTTTGTAATTTCGTCCTCTTTATAAAATCCGGAGAGAAACCGGGGGACCCCCCCCACTACGGGATAGCAGTAACCGTCAGGAGCTTCCAGCAACCCCTGTTCAACCTTATCGTTGGCTTCTCCGTCCGAGTATAGTTTCAGCTTTTCTCCATTTCGGGGATCGTTCAAGTGAATGTGCATGTTGCGCTTCACTCAACATCTACTCCTTCAAATAATTTTACTGTATCGTCCACTGTGTAGGAAAGCACATCGTATTTTTTCATCTCGCCAATGAGTTCCTCAAAAAAGGATCTCGTCCCGTACCCCGAATAGGCAATCGGGCCGGCTTGACCCAGTTTGTTTCTATTTTCTTGGTAATATGCCCGGTCCGGTGTATTCAACATTAAGTGAATAGGGTGAAAGTCAAAGACATACACGCCGTCGCCATGAACGGCCGTATCGATAATTTTACGCTGAAAAGGGGTATGCTTACTATTTTTCCAGTTCTCAGCCAGCGTAAAATCCATATTATCCATGTAAAAAATGGGCGCTTCCCAGATTCCCCAAGGGTGCCGGTAGGGTTTAGGATTAGCCAGATTGGGGAGGGTGACCTGACTTATATAGGTATACCCCGCGTTGCGCAAGTGAACCCCAAGCAGTTGACTATAGGCGCAGGAATGCGGTCTTATCCCGTCAGAACTATAGGGAAGGGCAGCTTTCAGCTTTGTAATTTCATCTAACCAATCGGCGCCCCAATCCAGCCTAGGATGAATCGCAATCTCTACGTCTTCGATTCTTTTCTCCAAGTACTCGTAGGGCTGTGTGCAATAAAACGTAGCTTTTCCCGGAATCATGTCAATGGGGTTTAATTGTTCTAGGTGTTCATTGGATATCCAATCTGTGTCAAAAGTAATGCAGATCATCGGCGCGCACCCGGAGATATCAGCATTTCACCGCAAGCAAGCATGGATTGAACCTGGCACCCCTCTAACAGCGTATCACGGAATCTGACTCCGGCTACACGCACCGCGTTTCTGGCACAGGCCACCGTCATTGCAGCGCCGTCGACGCTAAGAATCTTGCCCGGTTGATCCCAAACACCCTCCACCGGTTCTGACGAGCCTAACAGCTCAATTTCCCCGATTCGACTGACCGTCCTTGCTGCCGGGTACGATCCATTTGTTAATGCGTTAATGTGACATGCCACCATTTCCGCATCGTCATCCCAATTCACCCAACGGTCATTGGGATAAACAAAGGTATAATAAGAAGCTTCCGTATCTTTCTGCGCTCTCCGAGGCAACTCGGCCTTTGTTTTAATCAGAGGCCACCAGTCCTTGAACAGCGCCACAGCCCTGTCAACGCAACATCCATAAGCCTCCGCGGCAGTTGCGTGCGCTGGGAGCAAAATTGGAACTTGCTCGACAATGTCACCCGTATCAATTCCTGGCGAGATAAAATGCAGGGTTACCCCAACCGTCTTCTCGCCATTTGCGATAGCATTCACTAATGGCATGCAACCGCGATATTTGGGCAGTAAGGAAAAGTGAAAGTTTAAGCAGGCTGAACCGGCGGACATGATTGCCTCTTTCTTAAGGATTTTTGCATAGGAGCAAGACAACATAATGTCCGGTTTCCATCGCCTTAGTGTCTCAATCGCCTCGGGGTTATTGATCGTGTTCGGCTGGATAAAGGGAATATGATGTTCCAGGACAAAATTTTTCAGTGAGAGGCTGTTGCCGTCCACACCAGAATCGTTCGGGTTTAAAACAGCCAGGAGGTTGGCTTCAGGATCTTGCAGGCAATGGTTGATGACTTCCACCGCCAACCGGTTATTCCCCAATAGTGCTACGTTAATCATATGAACATCCCCTTGTAGCAAGTAGTGAGGCGATCTGTGCGATATGTTCGTCCTTCACCATCTCATAACCGTAATTCTCTTTGACCCATTGAATCGCTTGAGCGTGGTAACTGTTTAGATCCATCTTCATTGCTTCGATTAATCTCTCATACACTGTCTGAACAGTGTTGGCCCATAGCACGGGCGGCATTTCTGTAAAAGCCCATTCATACCAGTTCGCATTGAAATCCATGATGAGCGGTTTCCCGCAGGCTAACGCTGAAGGCGCGATTCCTCCAAAATATCCGTAATACTGGTCGATCACGCAATCGGCAGCATTTATCCAATCAATCAGTTCACGAATCTTTAGTGGTTCCAATTCGATAATGTTTTTTTTGATTTTGAGCTCGTCAATCAGGGATTTTGACTTATCGACATCTTGTCCCCAAAAAGGGATGGCCAAATAGGCGTCGGGGTAATCCTGCAAGTATTGATGAAAGGCGTGAAAGGTTATGTCATTGCCCTTGATCTCCCAATTTTGTCGCGCCGGCGCGAAAATTAGTCTGCTCTTTTCAGAAATACCATACCTGCTTCTCACAGGCGATGGCGCCCTTTCGTACTTTTGATCAATCACATGGGGCACAAAAGAATATTTCTTTATGCATAAGTCGTCAACCCGCTTTATGCAATCAGGGTTTGTAATAAACACATGATCGGCTTTGGCGTAAGCCAGCGCAGTCAATCGAGATACAACATTGTCATCGAAGGGGATGTCCCGGATGGTCCCATGCTCATAGGCGATATACGGTTTAAACCGCATCAAGAGTGGATAAATCGGATCTGTCGAGTAGGCTTCGACCAAATCATAGTGCTGAAATAAATAAAGGAATTTATTAACGGGAGAATAAAACTGTTCCAGTTCCTCGACATTCAACTTATCCGGTCTGTCCGGAAAATGCTCGTTGAATTCTCGCACCAATGATTCACAGTGGGCGATATAATCGTCCCACGATACCATCGATAAAGAACGGCGCCTTTCTCTTGTCCCGCGACCTTGTGAGCGAGTCGCCATTTTTTTAAACCGTTTAAGCACTTTCAATGAGAATATGACGATGGAATTCATACACCGGGCTGTAATAAAAAGCAACAAGAGAATCTGCCAAAACGACGTAAATAGAAAGAATACAATAATTTCACTTAATAAACTAAAGTATTCTTTTCTGGAAATAAATTTTTTAAGTGATTCAATAAAGTGTTTTTTACCGGAGCTAAATGAGCCGTATTTTTTCCGCCATCTAATAAATCGTCTAGACTCTGCTAACACCTTCCACCAAAACCCGGCGCGAATAGTATGGTTACGGTTTTTGGAGTCCAAGTACTTAATGCAAAAATTCAATGGACCTTGAACAAACCACTTGGGTCGCTGAAATCCATTCAAGTCGACTGCTTCCCAATTCGGAAAGAAATCATCTCCGTAATCGCCTCTGAAGTCTGCGTCTTCCCATTCAGGGCATCCCATAACATGGTAGTAATCATAGCACAATACATCACAATCTATGCCGTTTCCGTTGATTAACTTCGCGTTATTGTAGGAATTATTGGCGATATTGCCTATATGCAAAACTTTGGGATTACGTCCATGGACTTCTCGAAAGCGCTCCAATAGTTGGCTCATTCCTATAGTCCTTCTTTCAATTCGAGGGACAAAGTCTCATTTCCTCGCATATTTGTCAGATTCTTTCTCAAAGTAGTTAGCCGCTTGCCGTAAAAAGGCTAAGAATTGTAGAGGGACCTTATTTTCATAGGCTTCATTCAAATAGTTTTCTATGCACGAATTTACATCTACCGCGCTGGAGTGGTTCTTCTTCCCAATATAAACAAAAATATTGCCTACGACCTTGTCGACCAGAGAATCCAATTTAACGGCAAGATCTACAGCCCATTTTGTATGAAGCCTCGAAAAAAAGGGGCTTACAGGGTGGAAAAAGCGATAATAGGATACTTTAAAATGTTTAGTCAGGGTATGGTAGAATTCCTTTGGTTCATAGGCATGATGATTATCGCCCAGAGCCGGTTCAGGATACTCCCTAACATGATAACTACTGTATAAAAAATGTCTGAAATGCATCAGCGCGCCAGAAAACCACCCCGGTTGAGTCCCAAACTTTTTGTCGCCTACGGGCTCTCTTCCGATAAAACGACCATGTTCATCTAATACCCTGTATATTTCTTGTAATGCTTTTTCTAAGTATTCATCAGGCACATGATGCAATACCGAAGAAGCGATCACCATATCAAAAGCTCCCGCTTCAAAGGGCAACGCCAATACGGACCCGACTCTAAAATCGCCGTCTGGATATTTTTTTTGCGCTTCTGCGATCATGCCGGGAGATAAATCTATCCCCACAAGACACCCTGGAGATTCTAACCTTTTTAGGTATTTCCATATCGACCCGGGGCCGCATCCGATGTCGAGTATCCGGTCCCCCTTTTGATAATTGTCTTTAATCACATCAAAGAATGACTCATCCCAACTATCCATAATAGGATGACCATGATAGTCGGTATCATATCTTTTGCTTATTATATCCTGAATTTCTCTTTCATGATTTTCAAAATCATGCAGTCGATTATTTTCCAAACTATTACTCACCCTCCAAGCAAGTGCTCTCCACTTGCTGCTTTATTCAATACGGATCGTCGCTCCAGCATCGAAAACGCCTGCAAACTTTTGTTCCCCTGATACAGAGAGAGTTTGTACATCGCGAATGATTTGAAGGACGGTAAAGCTGTTATCATTAAAGACTTGCGCAATACCGCCTCCTAAAAGATAATTTCCTAAGGCGATCTTGCAAGTGAAAGAAAAGGTGATTGTTTTTATTTCTCCCCGCTTGCCCGATACCAACGCGTTTTTCATGATAGAATCTAAACCAAATATCTCTATTCCCGTTTCCCTGCTGACTCTAAACCCTGCGCTCATATTACGAATGTCTTTATTAAATTTAATCTTCATTAAGACCGAATAAGACTCATTCATAATCAGCGTAGAAACAGGACGCCTGGCAGCGTCAACCATACCGAATTCTATGATCTCTGCATCTAATCTATTTTCTTCTTCTACGACAACCGGAGCAACGGTCTGACTATCAATACTCCTTACCTCAAGCCGGGGACCTTGCACCTCCCGCTTGGCTAAGGCATCCCTTTCAGCGGCCAACAGTTGCTCATACTTATAGCCGGCAATTCGCGTTTCACCGAAATACAGTGTCTCTCCATGGTGTAAAAGCAAGCAACGGGAGCATAGGTCGTACACAGTGCCCAGGCTATGGGAGACGAAGAAAAATGTGGCGCCCGAGTTCATCATATCCCGAATTCTGCTAAAGCATTTTTCTGCAAAGAGCGCATCGCCGGCGGCCAACGCTTCGTCAATGATCATGATCTCAGGTTTTACGCTGATGGCCGTGCTAAAGGTGAGTCTCGCCTGCATACCGCTCGAATACGTCTTAAAGGGTTGATCGATGAAATCACCCAGCTCGGAGAATTCGATGATCTCATCCAGTCTGTATTCTATTTCTTTTTTCGTCATACCAAGGCACATGCCGCCCATGATAATGTTTTCTCTTCCGGAGTATTCCGGATGAAAACCGGTGCCTAATTCTAAAATGGCGGTCACTCTTCCATTAACGAGGACGTCTCCCGATGTCTTTTCTAATGTCCCCGCCAATATCTTAAGTAAGGTGCTTTTACCCGCTCCATTTCTCCCAATGACACCTACTACTTCACCTTTTTTTACGTCAAATGATACATTTCTCAATGCCCAAAATTCTTGATGTTTCGGTTTTCGCAAGAAAACTTCCGTAAACATATCCGACGGCTTTTTGTATAGCTTAAACGCCTTGCTTAAGTCGTTTACTTTAATCGCCAGTTCAGTAATCATAGCACATCTCCAAAGTAATTCTTGACCTTTCTAAATAACCTGTAACCGAAGTAAAACATCCCGATCGAAATACAGGCGAAGATGAACCACGCCCAGGGATGTTCAAAGCCGCCGTAAAAAAGCGCGTCCTGGTATGCCCAGATGGTATAACTGAAGGGGTTTATATATAGTAAAGGCTTTAATAAATCAGGAACCCAGTCAGGTAAATAAAAGACTGGGATTAAATAGACACCAATAACAGTCAATACCTGCATAACATCTTTTATGTCTTTAAAATAGCAGCCAATTGCAGATAATATAAAGCCCAATCCTGTCATCATGAGAATTTGTAGAGAGAGTAACAGTGGTAAAAAAAGTATTGTCCAAGGTAATGTCTGAGTCTTGATAAGGATATACACGATGAGAAAGATCATGCCGATCAATTGGGAGATCAGCGTAGCAAATACCCCTTTAACGGGAAGCACCTCAACGGGAAAGACGACTTGCTTCACTAAGTTTGCACTGGAGTTGACGGCTACGCAGCTTTTAATCAATATTTCCTGAATGGCCATCCATGGAAGAAAACCGACAATGATATAGGCGGTATAGTCTAAAGGAATTTCCCTTGTGCCTCCAAATTTTATCTGAAATACGTAACTAAAGATGACTAAATAAACAGACAGCAACATCAACGGGTGAAAAACGGCCCAGGCCGCCCCAAAAATGGAACCGGCATACCGGTCATTGATCTCCCTTTTTGCCATTTGCCAGATTAATTCCCTATGGCGAAACAAAAGTGAAATAGCTTCCTGTCCGTACCATATAAATCCGCGATGACTGCCTCTAGCCATATAAATCTCCTTAACCTTCCACTGTGGGTTGCGCTGCGTCGATGTAATGCCGCTGTAACCATTCCGTTGACAAGAGGGACCAAATCAACAATCTGTGATTTCTTTGCCCTTTCATATGATCATCCAAGCAACGGCGCACAAACTCCTGTTCAAACCAAGGTCTCGATAGGGTCCGTGAATCGAGGAGGATCTCCCGGATATACTCCATCGACGGTCCCCGATACCAGTTCTCATCGGGGGCAGAGAAGCCTTGCTTCTTCTGTTTGGTGAACTCTTCCGGCAAGAATCTCTCCATGGCGTTGCGGAGCACAATTTTGCCGTCAACGGAGGCAAATTGTTTGCTGCGATCGGCTTGATTCAAACCAGCCAAATTGACTTTTAAGGAAGGGGACATCCCCCAGGCCAAATCGGCCAGGTCATTATCTAAAAAGGGCACTCGCGTTTCCATCCCGTGGGCCATACTGATCCGGTCTTCAACGATCAGCAATCCCTGCAGAAATGTCCGATATTCGAAACGGAGCGCCTGTTGAATCCTATCCTGATATGGATCACCCCATTGTGGCGCAGAAGGCATCTCCTCAAATACCCCACGGAAGATCTCGGGAAGCTCCGCCAAATGGCGTTGCAGATCGGCGGAAAACAATTGCGGGCTTTCTTCGGGCGATAACAGGCGGTGCCAGTAGCGGAAATACTGCTTCATGAAGTCATCCTGATTTTCCGCATCTAAAATAATCCGGTAACGCCAGGGATAGCCGCCAAACAGTTCATCGCCCCCCGTTCCCGCCAGGCATACCTTGACAAAACGGCTGGCCAGCTTGGCCACATACCAGTTTTGGTAACACATGCCGACACGAGGGTCTTCCAGGTGCCATGTTAACGACTCCATCGCAGCAGGCATATCGCCTGCGTGGAGCACCACATCGTAATGTTCTGTTTGCAGAAGATAGGACAATTTTTCCGCCGAGGGACGTTCGTCGAAACCCTGCTCCATCCCATTGACGTTGGTCAAATCAAAACCGCAGGTGAAGGTAGTCAACCGAGGAATAGCGCGACCGGCCAACGCCACGATTGATCCCGAATCCATGCCGCCTGAAAGATAGGCGCCGACGGGCACATCACTGATCAACTGCCGTTGCACGGCGCGGGAAAACCCTTCACCCACCCGCTCACGGGCTTCTTCAGGATCGCTGATCCGGGGAACGTCGGCATAGCCGGTATGAAAGGATGAAATGCGGGCGATTTTGCAGCCAGGCTTAACATAAATGACTTTGCCTGGTTCGAGGAGATGGATGTTTCGAAACAGCGTTTTGTCGCTAAAAATGTTTTGAAAGGTCATGTATTCGACCAACGCAGACGGATCGATGGAGGGCTCCACCAATCCGCTGCGCAGAATCGCTTTGATTTCACTGGCAAAGACGATGTAATCATCTGTCACTGCATAATAGAGCGGCTTTACGCCGAAACGATCTCTCGCCAAAATCAGCTCGTTTTCGAGCCGATCATACAGGGCGAAGGCAAACATCCCGTTGAGCCTGCTCAAAGCTTCAATCTTTTGCTCTTCCCAGAGATGCAACAACACTTCCGTATCGGTGCGGGTGCGAAAAACATGCCCTTTGCATTCCAGTTCCGATTTAAGTTCGGGAAAATTATAAATCTCCCCGTTGAAGATCACCCAATAACGGCGGTCCGAATTGGACATGGGTTGATGTCCGTAGTGAGTCAGATCGATGATCGATAAGCGACGGTGCCCCAACCCTACGGTGATGGGATGTCGCGCCAGTTCCTCCTGGGCGTAGTTGCCGCCAAAGACAGGGCGATTTTCATTGATGTGTTTAAAAGCGGGATCGGTGAAGCTGCACCAATACCCGCCCTCACCGTTTTGCCGTTCCCCCAGCCGAAAGAAGGTATAGCCGGCGTCATCCGGTCCCCGGTGAGCCATCACATCACACATCGCCTTTACCCGGGCAGGCGCAAAGGGTTTCCCCGTCAGACTGACAATGCCTGCAATTCCACACATACAATCTACCTTCTTTACTCAGCCGAGGGGGGCTTTACCCGCGCTTGCGCCGGGCCTCAACCGCCTCTTTGTGGTTATTTCGCCAATCGATCAGGCTCTGCATTCCTTCACGGAGATCGATAGACCAGCGGTAACCCAGGTCCCGCTCGGCGGCTTTGATGCAACCAAGCCGGTTGGTGACAAAGGTCTGTCCCGCAGGTTCATATTTGATGCCCAAATCAGAACCGCTCAGTTCAAGCAGCAGTTCGGCCAGTTCTTTGATCGATGTTTTGACGCCGCGACCGACATTGTAAAAACCGAAGGGCACATCCCCCTTCAAGGCGCAGACATTGGCCCGGGCGCAATCACGGACGTGAACGAAGTCATAAGCTTGAGAGCCGTCGCCGTATACCTGCGGCTGAATCCCCCGGTCGATGCAATCGAGGATCTTCATCATGACGGCGATATAGGCGCCCTTGTAATCCTGCCGCGGTCCATAGACGTTCATGTAGCGCAGCCCCACAGCCTCGAGTCCGTACCGCTTGGTGTACGCTTTCAGCATGTGTTCGCCGGCGATTTTCGAAGCCCCATAAAAGGTCCAGTTGTTATAGGGATGATCTTCGGTCATCGGTTCTTCCACCGCATCGCCGTAGACACTGGCCGAACTGGAGTAGACCAGGCGTTTGACCTTGTTTTTCACACATGATTGCAGCACATTGAAGGTGCCGCGGATATTGACTTCAAAAGCGGATTGGGGGAACTCGTGGCAATGGAGCAGCCAGAGCGCCGCCAGATGAACAACGGCGTC
Above is a window of Heliomicrobium undosum DNA encoding:
- a CDS encoding glycosyltransferase family protein — its product is MGQLLLAFHLSVGFLLIALTFLLACLLRIVNCIGGTPRKPRLVWGPTPIISIKYMSQAMRNAEYQSDTIVYDVYKINSVEDFDLHLDDFTPKILPQSARRIWKRLLGDYFVFLYALLKYDIFFYFFDGGFLTRTPYRCLELQFLRIARKKSIVMPYGSDSFVYSRIRNLELRHALLRCYPNLAKMEHKISRQIDYFCRNADFVMGCMVHVECLPRWDMLPVLYYPIDTDKWSSNRKKNQADGVNGEVIVAHTPNHKGFKGTEILIQACKELVSEGLNVRLMLIENRPNKEVRLLLEQCDILAEQFVVGYALSAVEGMALGLPVLSNIEIDVIHQLFRKHSYLDECPIVSVNYYTFKEKLRELVISPGLREELGRQGRAYVEKHHSFGSNIKMWNEVIEKVWYDKDIDLMTYYDKSRSAIQPVKYLSKDD
- a CDS encoding class I SAM-dependent methyltransferase, which codes for MKRNMHIHLNDPRNGEKLKLYSDGEANDKVEQGLLEAPDGYCYPVVGGVPRFLSGFYKEDEITKDVIASQDGRLTSIHDEEVKATRGTFSDKWTRFKNYGFEEKHREFLLGWYVKKLGLDSVDQLKDFYVSQERILEVGPGSGFNTRFMAEQTGGTVMAADLSEAAITTYENTRDLDNVFVVQADLMELPFPDEYFTFIIADGVLHHTPSTKRGVERLYGKLAPGGSFFFYVYKKMGPVREFCDAYIREQFVKLTTEECYKACEPLTDLGRELSRLNAKITLDKPIDILGIPAGTHDVQRLFYYSIAKCFWNEAFDYETNNMVNYDWYHPHFAWKHTEQEIAGWLEELGCKEYKFNDANPNGISVLLKKPR
- a CDS encoding polysaccharide deacetylase WbmS family protein is translated as MICITFDTDWISNEHLEQLNPIDMIPGKATFYCTQPYEYLEKRIEDVEIAIHPRLDWGADWLDEITKLKAALPYSSDGIRPHSCAYSQLLGVHLRNAGYTYISQVTLPNLANPKPYRHPWGIWEAPIFYMDNMDFTLAENWKNSKHTPFQRKIIDTAVHGDGVYVFDFHPIHLMLNTPDRAYYQENRNKLGQAGPIAYSGYGTRSFFEELIGEMKKYDVLSYTVDDTVKLFEGVDVE
- a CDS encoding methionyl-tRNA formyltransferase — protein: MINVALLGNNRLAVEVINHCLQDPEANLLAVLNPNDSGVDGNSLSLKNFVLEHHIPFIQPNTINNPEAIETLRRWKPDIMLSCSYAKILKKEAIMSAGSACLNFHFSLLPKYRGCMPLVNAIANGEKTVGVTLHFISPGIDTGDIVEQVPILLPAHATAAEAYGCCVDRAVALFKDWWPLIKTKAELPRRAQKDTEASYYTFVYPNDRWVNWDDDAEMVACHINALTNGSYPAARTVSRIGEIELLGSSEPVEGVWDQPGKILSVDGAAMTVACARNAVRVAGVRFRDTLLEGCQVQSMLACGEMLISPGARR
- a CDS encoding glycosyltransferase family protein, coding for MSQLLERFREVHGRNPKVLHIGNIANNSYNNAKLINGNGIDCDVLCYDYYHVMGCPEWEDADFRGDYGDDFFPNWEAVDLNGFQRPKWFVQGPLNFCIKYLDSKNRNHTIRAGFWWKVLAESRRFIRWRKKYGSFSSGKKHFIESLKKFISRKEYFSLLSEIIVFFLFTSFWQILLLLFITARCMNSIVIFSLKVLKRFKKMATRSQGRGTRERRRSLSMVSWDDYIAHCESLVREFNEHFPDRPDKLNVEELEQFYSPVNKFLYLFQHYDLVEAYSTDPIYPLLMRFKPYIAYEHGTIRDIPFDDNVVSRLTALAYAKADHVFITNPDCIKRVDDLCIKKYSFVPHVIDQKYERAPSPVRSRYGISEKSRLIFAPARQNWEIKGNDITFHAFHQYLQDYPDAYLAIPFWGQDVDKSKSLIDELKIKKNIIELEPLKIRELIDWINAADCVIDQYYGYFGGIAPSALACGKPLIMDFNANWYEWAFTEMPPVLWANTVQTVYERLIEAMKMDLNSYHAQAIQWVKENYGYEMVKDEHIAQIASLLATRGCSYD
- a CDS encoding class I SAM-dependent methyltransferase, translated to MENNRLHDFENHEREIQDIISKRYDTDYHGHPIMDSWDESFFDVIKDNYQKGDRILDIGCGPGSIWKYLKRLESPGCLVGIDLSPGMIAEAQKKYPDGDFRVGSVLALPFEAGAFDMVIASSVLHHVPDEYLEKALQEIYRVLDEHGRFIGREPVGDKKFGTQPGWFSGALMHFRHFLYSSYHVREYPEPALGDNHHAYEPKEFYHTLTKHFKVSYYRFFHPVSPFFSRLHTKWAVDLAVKLDSLVDKVVGNIFVYIGKKNHSSAVDVNSCIENYLNEAYENKVPLQFLAFLRQAANYFEKESDKYARK
- a CDS encoding ABC transporter ATP-binding protein; the encoded protein is MITELAIKVNDLSKAFKLYKKPSDMFTEVFLRKPKHQEFWALRNVSFDVKKGEVVGVIGRNGAGKSTLLKILAGTLEKTSGDVLVNGRVTAILELGTGFHPEYSGRENIIMGGMCLGMTKKEIEYRLDEIIEFSELGDFIDQPFKTYSSGMQARLTFSTAISVKPEIMIIDEALAAGDALFAEKCFSRIRDMMNSGATFFFVSHSLGTVYDLCSRCLLLHHGETLYFGETRIAGYKYEQLLAAERDALAKREVQGPRLEVRSIDSQTVAPVVVEEENRLDAEIIEFGMVDAARRPVSTLIMNESYSVLMKIKFNKDIRNMSAGFRVSRETGIEIFGLDSIMKNALVSGKRGEIKTITFSFTCKIALGNYLLGGGIAQVFNDNSFTVLQIIRDVQTLSVSGEQKFAGVFDAGATIRIE
- a CDS encoding ABC transporter permease gives rise to the protein MARGSHRGFIWYGQEAISLLFRHRELIWQMAKREINDRYAGSIFGAAWAVFHPLMLLSVYLVIFSYVFQIKFGGTREIPLDYTAYIIVGFLPWMAIQEILIKSCVAVNSSANLVKQVVFPVEVLPVKGVFATLISQLIGMIFLIVYILIKTQTLPWTILFLPLLLSLQILMMTGLGFILSAIGCYFKDIKDVMQVLTVIGVYLIPVFYLPDWVPDLLKPLLYINPFSYTIWAYQDALFYGGFEHPWAWFIFACISIGMFYFGYRLFRKVKNYFGDVL
- the asnB gene encoding asparagine synthase (glutamine-hydrolyzing); the protein is MCGIAGIVSLTGKPFAPARVKAMCDVMAHRGPDDAGYTFFRLGERQNGEGGYWCSFTDPAFKHINENRPVFGGNYAQEELARHPITVGLGHRRLSIIDLTHYGHQPMSNSDRRYWVIFNGEIYNFPELKSELECKGHVFRTRTDTEVLLHLWEEQKIEALSRLNGMFAFALYDRLENELILARDRFGVKPLYYAVTDDYIVFASEIKAILRSGLVEPSIDPSALVEYMTFQNIFSDKTLFRNIHLLEPGKVIYVKPGCKIARISSFHTGYADVPRISDPEEARERVGEGFSRAVQRQLISDVPVGAYLSGGMDSGSIVALAGRAIPRLTTFTCGFDLTNVNGMEQGFDERPSAEKLSYLLQTEHYDVVLHAGDMPAAMESLTWHLEDPRVGMCYQNWYVAKLASRFVKVCLAGTGGDELFGGYPWRYRIILDAENQDDFMKQYFRYWHRLLSPEESPQLFSADLQRHLAELPEIFRGVFEEMPSAPQWGDPYQDRIQQALRFEYRTFLQGLLIVEDRISMAHGMETRVPFLDNDLADLAWGMSPSLKVNLAGLNQADRSKQFASVDGKIVLRNAMERFLPEEFTKQKKQGFSAPDENWYRGPSMEYIREILLDSRTLSRPWFEQEFVRRCLDDHMKGQRNHRLLIWSLLSTEWLQRHYIDAAQPTVEG
- a CDS encoding SDR family NAD(P)-dependent oxidoreductase gives rise to the protein MDLKDKKVLVIGGAGLIGSHVVEEILKEPVREVVVYDNFSRGTADNLSEALKDSRCRIFELGGDVCQPDLLDKATEGCDAVVHLAALWLLHCHEFPQSAFEVNIRGTFNVLQSCVKNKVKRLVYSSSASVYGDAVEEPMTEDHPYNNWTFYGASKIAGEHMLKAYTKRYGLEAVGLRYMNVYGPRQDYKGAYIAVMMKILDCIDRGIQPQVYGDGSQAYDFVHVRDCARANVCALKGDVPFGFYNVGRGVKTSIKELAELLLELSGSDLGIKYEPAGQTFVTNRLGCIKAAERDLGYRWSIDLREGMQSLIDWRNNHKEAVEARRKRG